A genomic segment from Chloroflexota bacterium encodes:
- a CDS encoding tetratricopeptide repeat protein — translation MTTFPTTSKIVLPSRNQRLLHRTRLVRFLHEHMDRRLVIVSASAGSGKTSLLIDFAHETMLPVCWYSLEESDRDPQVFLENLIASINGRFPKVGERAQKTLSTSATDRDFDTVISALAAELQGTGSEHFVLIFDDYHRVADSEPVNHLFNTLLFLLPGKVHFIICSRTLPTRLDLTRLQLDQHVAALGDDELHFTAEEVSALVKQNFQMELSPDQAADLTERSEGWIAGILLTTPELWPSIFQQRIHGQDAKENVFRFLASETLAHLPEPLQRFLLDSSIFSRLDAVVCDQVFEIQNTVQLLRTIEERNLFVIRLGDQTGSVLYRYHNLFHEFLRRRLIETDAARWRTLNRRAAEFFESQDSSLGQAISHYLAAEMFDAAARLAERIAQSTFDAGRWSVLAEWIDALPSEILTAHPDLVVTRGKVFAETGKNQEAENAYTRAIELYEQKGDDLSVAKVIVWRAMLWNLSGRYRDAVGECLKVVKVLQRHQAQPDEARAYRILGTAHVHLGAYPQCIRELEQALELYQALDDTTRVAWLNHEIGTCLRIHGDPTADDYYQQALKLWQQMDNIPGLAMTLNSIGVGQHIAGDYSRALATLEEARAWSHQHGVRRGEAFALASLGDVYRDLDQLARAMEYYHDAIERGRCMEGFILTYGLVALGETCRMIGDADKVTSYLQEAKESAEKHQSNYEMGLVESALGIWACEQKRMSDAILHLNRAQELLKTMRRDYLRARLYLAQTYFARRKFAQAQKELKELARQADGLEPTAIPFIVAERVQLLPLIKYAQSKKIQPHYFNRLYAALVALDRNTSSAPVRLSVQAFGMSRVMLGDRQITLDDWGTHATKELLFLLLANPQGLRKEEIVEALWPGKNVAAASEVFHSTTYRLRRVIPNGIIYEDAVYSLQPNLNLSYDVAQFSDCLARAATSKGISERIEAYEAAIALYRGDFFAESYGDWCQSIRAQLRRQYLDTLQALAGIYGRHGDYAQALRYYQTLIDINRDREDIYQAMMRLQFKAGDRAGAARTYQRCVHVLREELNLGAPSQETQAVYAEIANDPPVAEFVQ, via the coding sequence GTGACTACCTTTCCTACCACTAGCAAGATCGTACTGCCCAGTCGCAACCAGCGACTGTTACATCGAACGCGCCTGGTGCGCTTTCTCCACGAACACATGGATCGCCGTCTGGTGATTGTGTCCGCATCCGCCGGTTCCGGCAAAACTTCGCTCTTGATCGATTTTGCTCACGAGACGATGTTGCCGGTTTGTTGGTACAGTCTGGAAGAATCGGACCGCGATCCCCAAGTCTTTTTGGAGAATCTCATCGCCTCGATCAACGGACGATTTCCGAAAGTGGGCGAACGCGCTCAAAAGACTCTGTCCACCAGCGCGACCGACCGGGATTTCGATACGGTGATCAGCGCGCTTGCCGCCGAACTACAAGGAACCGGCTCGGAGCATTTTGTCTTGATCTTCGACGATTATCACCGCGTCGCCGACTCAGAGCCGGTCAATCATCTGTTCAACACGCTGCTTTTCCTGCTGCCGGGCAAAGTTCATTTCATCATTTGCTCGCGCACTTTGCCGACGCGCCTGGATTTGACGCGCCTGCAACTCGATCAGCACGTCGCCGCGCTGGGCGACGACGAACTACATTTCACCGCCGAGGAGGTCAGCGCGCTTGTAAAACAAAATTTCCAGATGGAACTATCGCCCGACCAAGCCGCCGATCTCACCGAGCGGTCGGAAGGTTGGATCGCTGGCATTTTGTTGACCACCCCGGAACTCTGGCCCAGTATTTTTCAACAGCGGATTCACGGGCAAGACGCCAAGGAAAATGTCTTCCGTTTTCTGGCGAGTGAAACGCTGGCGCATCTGCCCGAGCCACTTCAACGCTTTCTCTTGGACTCGTCCATCTTCAGTCGCTTGGATGCCGTCGTTTGCGATCAGGTATTTGAAATCCAAAACACCGTCCAGTTGTTGCGCACCATCGAGGAACGGAATTTGTTTGTGATCCGACTGGGCGATCAGACGGGCAGCGTACTCTATCGCTATCACAACCTCTTTCACGAATTCCTGCGACGGCGCTTGATCGAAACAGATGCTGCGCGCTGGCGCACGCTGAATCGCCGCGCGGCAGAGTTTTTCGAATCCCAGGATTCTTCGCTGGGACAAGCCATCTCTCACTATCTCGCCGCCGAAATGTTTGACGCGGCGGCGCGTTTGGCGGAACGCATCGCTCAATCGACGTTCGACGCCGGACGCTGGTCGGTTCTGGCGGAATGGATCGATGCTTTACCCTCTGAGATTTTAACCGCGCATCCCGACTTGGTCGTGACGCGCGGCAAGGTTTTCGCCGAGACAGGAAAAAATCAGGAAGCGGAAAATGCCTATACGCGCGCGATTGAACTCTACGAGCAGAAAGGTGATGATCTCTCCGTCGCGAAAGTGATCGTGTGGCGGGCGATGCTGTGGAATCTCAGCGGTCGCTATCGCGACGCCGTGGGTGAGTGCCTGAAGGTCGTCAAGGTTTTACAACGTCATCAAGCCCAGCCCGATGAAGCGCGCGCGTATCGGATCCTGGGAACGGCGCATGTGCATTTGGGCGCTTATCCTCAATGCATTCGCGAACTGGAGCAAGCTTTGGAACTTTATCAAGCCCTCGACGATACCACGCGTGTCGCGTGGCTCAATCACGAGATTGGAACGTGTTTGCGGATTCATGGCGATCCAACGGCGGATGATTACTATCAACAAGCGCTTAAACTGTGGCAGCAAATGGACAACATTCCTGGTCTAGCAATGACGCTCAATAGCATTGGCGTGGGTCAGCACATCGCGGGTGATTATTCGCGTGCCCTGGCGACGCTGGAAGAGGCGCGGGCTTGGTCTCATCAACACGGCGTGCGCCGCGGTGAAGCGTTTGCGCTCGCGAGTCTGGGAGATGTGTACCGCGACCTGGATCAACTGGCGCGCGCCATGGAATATTATCACGACGCGATTGAGCGGGGTCGCTGCATGGAGGGATTCATCTTGACGTATGGATTGGTCGCGCTCGGCGAGACGTGCCGCATGATCGGTGATGCTGATAAGGTCACCAGTTATTTGCAAGAGGCGAAGGAATCTGCCGAAAAGCACCAATCCAATTACGAGATGGGTCTTGTGGAATCCGCGTTGGGGATTTGGGCGTGCGAGCAGAAACGGATGAGCGACGCGATCCTTCATCTGAACCGCGCGCAAGAACTACTCAAGACGATGCGGCGCGATTATCTCCGCGCGCGCCTTTACCTTGCCCAAACGTATTTCGCACGACGAAAGTTTGCCCAAGCGCAAAAGGAACTGAAAGAACTCGCGCGCCAAGCCGATGGCTTGGAACCCACGGCTATACCCTTCATCGTCGCCGAGCGCGTTCAATTGTTGCCGCTGATCAAGTACGCGCAATCGAAGAAAATTCAGCCCCACTATTTCAACCGCTTGTACGCGGCGCTGGTTGCCCTGGATCGCAATACCTCATCTGCGCCAGTACGGCTCAGCGTCCAAGCTTTTGGCATGAGTCGCGTCATGCTCGGAGATCGTCAGATCACGCTCGACGATTGGGGAACGCATGCGACCAAGGAGCTTTTATTTCTCTTGTTGGCAAACCCCCAGGGATTACGCAAAGAAGAAATCGTGGAAGCACTTTGGCCCGGCAAGAACGTCGCGGCGGCGAGCGAGGTCTTTCATTCGACCACCTATCGCCTACGGCGTGTCATTCCCAATGGCATAATCTATGAGGACGCGGTGTATTCGCTGCAGCCCAATTTGAATTTGAGTTATGACGTCGCGCAATTTAGCGACTGTCTTGCTCGCGCTGCCACATCTAAAGGAATCTCCGAACGCATCGAAGCGTACGAAGCGGCGATCGCGCTCTATCGCGGTGATTTCTTTGCCGAATCGTATGGCGACTGGTGTCAAAGCATCCGCGCCCAATTGCGCCGGCAATACTTGGACACGCTGCAAGCGTTGGCAGGCATCTATGGACGGCACGGCGATTACGCTCAAGCCCTGCGCTATTACCAGACTTTGATCGACATCAATCGGGATCGCGAGGACATCTATCAAGCCATGATGCGACTTCAATTCAAAGCCGGCGACCGCGCCGGCGCGGCGAGGACGTATCAACGCTGTGTGCACGTATTGCGTGAAGAATTGAATCTCGGCGCGCCCAGCCAAGAAACTCAAGCGGTATACGCAGAGATTGCCAACGATCCGCCTGTAGCGGAATTCGTCCAGTAA
- a CDS encoding AAA family ATPase: MSNLKLLLALRQWGDVQQLNAMFGPGNQNGIEIVTWTQDGSRIVSDATSLDADIVLIDPALPAFEPNDIQRLYHHESKPIVTLGAIPPQGDWGSKLYQLGIKGHVDLPIGEAQARALVAMGHQAVQDALRERSSPSYIPQVSTQVAQIIATHGWEKSSVAVWGAKGGVGKSTISENLAAVLGVIANRNTVLIDTNMAGGNTHIHLGFPESVIAKNIAALARRYQMNLATQGYRGNGNVGMLSAQSVLSPSEVQGHLTPFRNNLRVLVGIPKQFMGGDEYFQGELGRGYMHELLSVVGSMADFVVMDLGQDTNSALHLQALRDANYVFVVINPDAASVRATGEVMETLFKHVQLDAKKFRLVVNRFHPEHGIARKDIVNALQMPEVGVVPDGGPKVTASLNRGYPLVIDSRGEIARAIVSIASTLYPPVTQVWTHRGKLGGEKSEGLGKKLTNLVFGT; the protein is encoded by the coding sequence ATGTCTAATCTCAAGTTATTGCTAGCCCTGCGACAATGGGGCGATGTCCAACAACTGAATGCCATGTTCGGTCCTGGGAATCAGAATGGGATCGAGATCGTCACGTGGACGCAGGATGGTTCACGCATCGTTAGCGATGCAACTTCGCTCGATGCGGACATCGTATTGATCGATCCAGCCTTGCCCGCGTTCGAGCCAAACGATATTCAGAGATTATACCATCACGAGAGCAAGCCGATTGTCACACTCGGCGCGATTCCACCCCAAGGCGATTGGGGCTCGAAACTCTATCAGCTCGGCATCAAGGGACACGTCGATCTGCCGATTGGCGAAGCGCAAGCCCGTGCGCTCGTCGCGATGGGACACCAAGCAGTACAGGATGCGTTGCGCGAGCGTTCGTCGCCGTCCTATATTCCCCAGGTCTCAACCCAGGTTGCCCAGATCATTGCGACGCATGGCTGGGAGAAAAGTTCCGTCGCCGTGTGGGGCGCGAAAGGCGGCGTCGGTAAGAGCACGATTTCGGAAAACCTTGCCGCTGTGCTAGGTGTCATTGCCAATCGTAACACAGTCCTCATCGATACCAATATGGCAGGTGGCAACACTCACATTCATCTGGGTTTTCCTGAATCGGTGATTGCGAAAAATATCGCTGCGCTCGCGCGGCGTTACCAGATGAATTTGGCGACGCAAGGGTATCGTGGAAATGGGAATGTTGGGATGCTCTCAGCACAATCAGTTTTGTCGCCGAGTGAAGTGCAGGGACACCTGACACCGTTTCGCAATAATCTCCGCGTGCTCGTCGGAATTCCCAAGCAGTTCATGGGCGGCGACGAATACTTTCAAGGCGAACTGGGACGCGGATACATGCACGAACTCTTGAGTGTCGTCGGCAGCATGGCGGACTTTGTCGTGATGGATTTAGGACAGGACACGAATTCCGCACTCCATTTGCAAGCCCTGCGCGATGCGAACTATGTCTTTGTCGTCATCAACCCCGATGCCGCGAGCGTACGCGCAACCGGCGAGGTGATGGAAACCTTGTTCAAGCACGTGCAACTCGACGCAAAGAAATTCCGGCTCGTCGTGAATCGTTTTCATCCCGAACATGGCATCGCACGCAAGGACATCGTGAATGCGCTGCAAATGCCCGAAGTAGGTGTCGTGCCCGATGGTGGACCCAAAGTGACGGCATCCCTCAATCGTGGTTACCCGCTCGTGATTGATTCGCGCGGCGAGATTGCGCGTGCCATCGTCTCGATTGCTTCAACACTTTATCCGCCTGTGACCCAGGTTTGGACGCATCGTGGCAAGTTGGGTGGTGAGAAGAGCGAAGGGCTGGGAAAGAAACTAACAAATCTTGTCTTTGGCACGTAA